One genomic window of Penaeus chinensis breed Huanghai No. 1 chromosome 35, ASM1920278v2, whole genome shotgun sequence includes the following:
- the LOC125044197 gene encoding mid1-interacting protein 1-like isoform X2 has protein sequence MLYDSVDTYCHTGLDDNSVRMNKHDELSDFSSQSILCAMDRFVKAVNNMNETVMVPCRLLDMEVENKSTGEKVPVLLRSGGNPYSFYSVLNSVKNDLIWGPTSNDDDDNENSASTTNNTRWSDPVTVSSAASTASSSSSSSSGHVKGHMRRQSTLSMISVSSNASDGDSEGGCDGSEGGDSGVEAEDMTPELTAAALTNNLRTHLLGLHTCLSNLTDTAAFITERYQEEVNV, from the exons ATGTTGTACGATTCCGTGGACACATACTGCCACACCGGCCTTGATGACAACAG CGTGAGGATGAACAAACACGACGAACTATCGGACTTCTCGTCGCAGTCGATCCTGTGCGCCATGGACCGCTTCGTCAAGGCGGTCAACAACATGAACGAGACTGTCATGGTGCCGTGCAG GTTGTTAGACATGGAGGTCGAGAACAAGTCGACCGGCGAGAAGGTGCCCGTGCTGCTGCGCAGCGGCGGCAACCCCTACAGCTTCTACTCGGTGCTCAACTCCGTCAAGAACGACCTGATTTGGGGCCCCACCTccaatgacgacgacgacaatgAAAACAGCGCCAGCACAACCAATAACACGCGGTGGTCCGACCCAGTCACCGTCAGCAGCGCCGCCAGCAccgcgtcgtcgtcgtcgtcgtcgtcgtccggGCACGTGAAGGGCCACATGCGGCGCCAGAGCACGCTGTCCATGATCTCCGTGTCGTCGAACGCCTCGGACGGCGACAGCGAGGGCGGCTGCGACGGCAGCGAGGGCGGAGACTCGGGCGTGGAGGCGGAGGACATGACACCTGAGCTGACTGCAGCCGCGCTCACCAACAACCTCCGCACGCACCTCCTCGGCCTCCACACCTGCCTCTCCAACCTCACGGACACCGCGGCCTTCATCACCGAGCGCTACCAGGAGGAGGTCAATGTctag
- the LOC125044197 gene encoding mid1-interacting protein 1-like isoform X1, whose amino-acid sequence MSMFKMPLSNKACPRYMSQSVRMNKHDELSDFSSQSILCAMDRFVKAVNNMNETVMVPCRLLDMEVENKSTGEKVPVLLRSGGNPYSFYSVLNSVKNDLIWGPTSNDDDDNENSASTTNNTRWSDPVTVSSAASTASSSSSSSSGHVKGHMRRQSTLSMISVSSNASDGDSEGGCDGSEGGDSGVEAEDMTPELTAAALTNNLRTHLLGLHTCLSNLTDTAAFITERYQEEVNV is encoded by the exons CGTGAGGATGAACAAACACGACGAACTATCGGACTTCTCGTCGCAGTCGATCCTGTGCGCCATGGACCGCTTCGTCAAGGCGGTCAACAACATGAACGAGACTGTCATGGTGCCGTGCAG GTTGTTAGACATGGAGGTCGAGAACAAGTCGACCGGCGAGAAGGTGCCCGTGCTGCTGCGCAGCGGCGGCAACCCCTACAGCTTCTACTCGGTGCTCAACTCCGTCAAGAACGACCTGATTTGGGGCCCCACCTccaatgacgacgacgacaatgAAAACAGCGCCAGCACAACCAATAACACGCGGTGGTCCGACCCAGTCACCGTCAGCAGCGCCGCCAGCAccgcgtcgtcgtcgtcgtcgtcgtcgtccggGCACGTGAAGGGCCACATGCGGCGCCAGAGCACGCTGTCCATGATCTCCGTGTCGTCGAACGCCTCGGACGGCGACAGCGAGGGCGGCTGCGACGGCAGCGAGGGCGGAGACTCGGGCGTGGAGGCGGAGGACATGACACCTGAGCTGACTGCAGCCGCGCTCACCAACAACCTCCGCACGCACCTCCTCGGCCTCCACACCTGCCTCTCCAACCTCACGGACACCGCGGCCTTCATCACCGAGCGCTACCAGGAGGAGGTCAATGTctag